The following proteins are co-located in the Spinactinospora alkalitolerans genome:
- the purB gene encoding adenylosuccinate lyase, with amino-acid sequence MIERYTLPEMGRVFSDAHKYELWCRVETLVLEAHAVAGTVPTDVVEPVRKAPPPTPERVAEIEAVTQHDVIAFLTAWADNTEPRDAAKWVHFGMTSSDLLDTALAAQLVEATDILLAKADDLVAVLRDHALEHQATLRVGRTHGIHGEPDVWGHRVADFAFAMARSRDRLHRAREAVGVMAISGPVGTYSNIDPRIEGYVAEKLGLRPAEVSTQVVIRDGISEWVGALAIMATVCEAIALEVRHGQRTEVRELWEPFGKGQKGSSAMPHKKNPILSERICGMARIVRGQIVPVMEGIPLWHERDISHSSTERIALPDAAVATDYLLHLTTRLMRGLVVDGERMRANLDSTHGLIYSSTVVSELIETGMSREDVYALVQAAAMRTWENGTAFRETLREEAGARGVELDEARLDEVCRPERFVRRLSGVFDRLKSLS; translated from the coding sequence GTGATCGAGCGCTACACCCTTCCGGAAATGGGCCGCGTCTTCAGTGACGCGCACAAGTACGAGCTCTGGTGCCGGGTCGAGACCCTGGTCCTGGAGGCACACGCCGTGGCGGGCACGGTCCCCACCGACGTGGTGGAACCGGTGCGCAAGGCGCCGCCGCCCACCCCGGAGCGGGTGGCCGAGATCGAGGCCGTGACCCAGCACGACGTCATCGCGTTCCTCACCGCCTGGGCCGACAACACCGAGCCCCGCGACGCCGCCAAGTGGGTGCACTTCGGCATGACGTCCTCGGACCTGCTCGACACCGCGCTCGCGGCGCAGCTGGTCGAGGCCACCGACATCCTCCTGGCCAAGGCCGACGACCTCGTCGCGGTGCTGCGCGACCACGCGCTGGAGCACCAGGCGACGCTGCGGGTCGGCCGCACGCACGGCATCCACGGCGAGCCCGACGTGTGGGGGCACCGGGTCGCCGACTTCGCCTTCGCCATGGCGCGCTCCCGCGACCGGCTGCACCGCGCCCGCGAGGCGGTCGGCGTGATGGCCATCTCCGGCCCGGTCGGCACCTACTCCAACATCGACCCCAGGATCGAGGGCTACGTCGCCGAGAAGCTGGGCCTGCGCCCCGCCGAGGTGTCCACCCAGGTGGTCATCCGCGACGGCATCTCCGAGTGGGTGGGCGCGCTGGCGATCATGGCCACGGTGTGCGAGGCGATCGCGCTGGAGGTGCGGCACGGCCAGCGCACCGAGGTGCGCGAGCTGTGGGAGCCGTTCGGCAAGGGCCAGAAGGGCTCCAGCGCCATGCCGCACAAGAAGAACCCGATTCTGTCGGAGCGCATCTGCGGTATGGCGCGGATCGTGCGCGGCCAGATCGTGCCCGTCATGGAGGGCATCCCGCTGTGGCACGAGCGTGACATCTCCCACTCCTCGACCGAGCGCATCGCGCTGCCCGACGCCGCCGTCGCGACCGACTACCTGCTGCACCTCACCACCCGCCTGATGCGCGGCCTGGTGGTCGACGGCGAGCGCATGCGGGCCAACCTCGACTCCACGCACGGCCTCATCTACTCCTCGACCGTGGTCTCCGAGCTCATCGAGACCGGGATGTCGCGCGAGGACGTCTACGCCCTCGTGCAGGCCGCTGCGATGCGGACCTGGGAGAACGGGACGGCGTTCCGCGAGACGCTGCGCGAGGAGGCCGGAGCCCGCGGCGTCGAACTGGACGAGGCGCGGCTGGACGAGGTGTGCCGGCCGGAGCGCTTCGTGCGGCGGCTCAGCGGCGTGTTCGACCGACTGAAGAGCCTGAGCTGA
- the purD gene encoding phosphoribosylamine--glycine ligase, protein MKALVLGGGGREHALVRALSLDPGVTALHCAPGNPGTSELAENHVVNVTDGLAVAELATRIGAELVVVGPEAPLVAGVADELRRRGVPVFGPDKEAARLEGSKAFAKEVMAAAGVPTARARVCASDAEVAAALEAFGAPYVVKDDGLAAGKGVVVTDDAGAAQRHARECGRVVVEEYLDGPEVSLFVLSDGSNAVPLLPAQDFKRARNGDEGPNTGGMGAYAPLPWAPPGLVDEVMDAVVRPTVAEMARRRTPYQGLLYVGLALTSKGPRVVEFNARFGDPETQVVLDRLATPLGALLQATDLGGLGKAGALEWRPGAAVTVVVAAENYPGDPVKGGAVTGLDAANAVEGAYVLHAGTARDRDGGIVASGGRVLSVVGTGADLALARESAYAAVAEIGLPGSHHRTDIAEKAATGEG, encoded by the coding sequence GTGAAAGCCCTCGTTCTCGGCGGCGGCGGCCGCGAGCACGCGCTCGTCCGCGCGCTGTCCCTCGACCCCGGTGTGACCGCCCTGCACTGCGCCCCGGGAAACCCGGGGACGTCGGAGCTCGCGGAGAACCACGTCGTCAACGTCACCGACGGGCTGGCCGTCGCCGAGCTGGCGACCCGCATCGGCGCCGAGCTCGTCGTGGTCGGCCCCGAGGCGCCGCTGGTCGCCGGGGTCGCCGACGAGCTGCGCCGGCGCGGCGTCCCGGTCTTCGGCCCCGACAAGGAGGCGGCCCGGCTGGAGGGCTCCAAGGCGTTCGCCAAGGAGGTCATGGCGGCCGCGGGAGTTCCCACCGCCCGAGCGCGCGTCTGCGCCTCCGACGCCGAGGTCGCCGCTGCGCTGGAGGCGTTCGGCGCCCCCTACGTCGTCAAGGACGACGGGTTGGCCGCGGGCAAGGGCGTCGTCGTCACCGACGACGCCGGCGCGGCCCAGCGGCACGCCCGCGAGTGCGGGCGGGTGGTCGTCGAGGAGTACCTCGACGGCCCCGAGGTCTCGCTGTTCGTGCTCAGTGACGGAAGCAACGCCGTCCCGCTGCTGCCGGCCCAGGACTTCAAGCGGGCCCGCAACGGCGACGAGGGCCCCAACACCGGCGGGATGGGCGCCTACGCGCCGCTGCCGTGGGCGCCGCCCGGCCTGGTCGACGAGGTCATGGACGCCGTCGTGCGGCCGACCGTCGCCGAGATGGCCCGGCGCCGCACCCCCTACCAGGGGCTGCTGTACGTGGGCCTGGCGCTGACCTCGAAGGGCCCGCGGGTCGTGGAGTTCAACGCGCGCTTCGGCGACCCGGAGACCCAGGTCGTGCTGGACCGCCTGGCCACCCCGCTGGGCGCCCTCCTGCAGGCCACCGACCTCGGCGGGCTGGGCAAGGCCGGCGCGCTGGAGTGGCGGCCGGGCGCGGCCGTGACCGTGGTCGTCGCGGCCGAGAACTACCCGGGCGACCCGGTGAAGGGCGGCGCCGTCACCGGCCTCGACGCCGCCAACGCCGTCGAGGGCGCCTACGTGCTGCACGCCGGCACCGCCCGCGACCGCGACGGCGGGATCGTCGCGAGCGGCGGCCGCGTCCTCAGCGTCGTCGGCACCGGCGCCGACCTGGCCCTGGCGCGGGAGAGCGCCTACGCCGCGGTCGCCGAGATCGGCCTGCCCGGCTCCCACCACCGCACCGACATCGCGGAGAAGGCGGCGACGGGGGAGGGGTGA
- a CDS encoding adenylosuccinate synthase encodes MPAITLVGAQWGDEGKGKATDLVGNRVDYVVRYQGGNNAGHTVVIGDQKYALHLLPSGILSPDVVPVIANGVVIDPGVLFEELRGLKERGVNTERLLISANAHLIMPYHRALDKVSERFLGKGRIGTTGRGIGPTYADKISRAGVRVQDMFDPKILRKKLELALNDKNQILTKVYNRRGLDLEQILDEYLGYADMLRPHVADTGLVLNRALDEGKTVYLEGSQGTLLDIDHGTYPFVTSSSPTSGGACAGSGIGPTRITKVVGIIKAYTTRVGSGPFPTELLDESGEWLRQQGHEYGVTTGRNRRCGWFDAPIARYATRVNGITDFFLTKLDVLSGLERIPVCVAYDVDGVRNDEIPMTQTEFHHATPVYEYLDGWNEDISHARSFEELPKNAQSYVRTLEEMAGAPISAIGVGPGRDQTLELRALV; translated from the coding sequence ATGCCGGCGATCACACTCGTTGGAGCCCAGTGGGGGGACGAGGGGAAGGGCAAGGCCACCGACCTCGTCGGCAACCGCGTCGACTACGTGGTGCGCTACCAGGGAGGCAACAACGCCGGCCACACCGTCGTCATCGGCGACCAGAAGTACGCGCTGCACCTGCTGCCTTCGGGCATCCTCTCGCCGGACGTGGTCCCGGTCATCGCCAACGGCGTCGTCATCGACCCGGGCGTGCTGTTCGAGGAGCTGCGCGGCCTGAAGGAGCGCGGCGTCAACACCGAGCGCCTGCTGATCTCGGCGAACGCGCACCTGATCATGCCCTACCACCGGGCGCTGGACAAGGTCAGCGAACGCTTCCTGGGCAAGGGCAGGATCGGCACCACCGGCCGCGGCATCGGCCCCACCTACGCCGACAAGATCTCCCGCGCCGGCGTGCGCGTGCAGGACATGTTCGACCCCAAGATCCTGCGCAAGAAGCTGGAGCTCGCGCTCAACGACAAGAACCAGATCCTCACCAAGGTCTACAACCGCCGCGGTCTGGACCTGGAGCAGATCCTGGACGAGTACCTCGGCTACGCCGACATGCTGCGCCCGCACGTGGCCGACACCGGCCTCGTGCTGAACAGGGCGCTGGACGAGGGCAAGACGGTCTACCTGGAGGGCTCCCAGGGCACCCTGCTCGACATCGACCACGGCACCTACCCGTTCGTGACCTCCTCCTCGCCCACCTCCGGCGGCGCGTGCGCCGGCTCCGGCATCGGGCCGACCCGCATCACCAAGGTCGTCGGCATCATCAAGGCCTACACCACCCGCGTCGGCTCCGGCCCGTTCCCGACCGAGCTGCTGGACGAGTCCGGCGAGTGGCTGCGCCAGCAGGGCCACGAGTACGGCGTCACCACCGGCCGCAACCGCCGCTGCGGCTGGTTCGACGCGCCGATCGCCCGCTACGCCACCCGGGTCAACGGCATCACCGACTTCTTCCTGACCAAGCTCGACGTGCTCTCCGGCCTGGAGCGCATCCCGGTCTGCGTGGCCTACGACGTCGACGGCGTCCGCAACGACGAGATCCCGATGACCCAGACCGAGTTCCACCACGCCACGCCGGTCTACGAGTACCTCGACGGCTGGAACGAGGACATCAGCCACGCCCGGTCCTTCGAGGAGCTCCCCAAGAACGCCCAGAGCTACGTGCGCACCCTTGAGGAGATGGCCGGGGCGCCGATCTCCGCCATCGGCGTCGGCCCCGGCCGCGACCAGACGCTGGAGCTGCGCGCCCTCGTCTGA
- a CDS encoding DUF3151 domain-containing protein, translating into MDLHQNLLGEPPATRLPDDVEAREALAGAAEPGEAAARFPSFSVAWAELAARALDGGDPVAAYAYARTGYHRGLDQLRRAGWKGHGPIPWEHEPNRGFLRALHLLSVAAESIGETEEAERCAAFLRDSSAEAAESLNA; encoded by the coding sequence ATGGACCTGCATCAGAACCTGCTTGGAGAACCTCCGGCCACCCGCCTTCCCGATGACGTCGAGGCGCGCGAGGCGCTGGCCGGGGCCGCCGAGCCCGGCGAGGCCGCGGCGCGGTTCCCGTCCTTCTCCGTCGCGTGGGCCGAACTCGCCGCGCGGGCGCTGGACGGCGGCGACCCGGTGGCCGCCTACGCCTACGCGCGCACCGGCTACCACCGCGGGCTCGACCAGTTGCGCCGCGCGGGCTGGAAGGGGCACGGCCCGATCCCGTGGGAGCACGAACCCAACCGCGGCTTCCTGCGCGCGCTGCACCTGCTCTCTGTCGCGGCCGAGAGCATCGGCGAGACCGAGGAGGCCGAGCGCTGCGCCGCATTCCTGCGCGACAGCAGCGCCGAGGCGGCCGAGTCGCTCAACGCCTGA
- the fbaA gene encoding class II fructose-bisphosphate aldolase translates to MPIATPEVYAEMLGRAKSQGFAYPAINVTSSQTLHAALRGFAEAESDGIVQVSTGGAEFLSGTTVKDMVTGSVAFAEYARVVADKYPVNIALHTDHCPKNKLDGFVRPLLEISKERVANGQQPLFQSHMWDGSAVELTENLEIAEELLAAAKAANIILEIEVGVVGGEEDGIVGEMNEKLYTTPGDGLRTAEALGLGEKGYYMAALTFGNVHGVYKPGHVRLRPEVLKEIQDAVGAKYGKDKPFDLVFHGGSGSSLEEIHAAIEYGVVKMNIDTDTQYAFTRPIVDHVMKNYDGVLKIDNEVGNKKAYDPRAYGKAAEAGMAARVVEACQSLKAAGTRMK, encoded by the coding sequence ATGCCCATCGCCACCCCAGAGGTCTACGCCGAGATGCTGGGCCGCGCGAAGTCGCAGGGCTTCGCCTACCCGGCGATCAACGTGACGTCCAGCCAGACGCTGCACGCGGCGCTGCGCGGTTTCGCGGAGGCCGAGAGCGACGGCATCGTCCAGGTCTCCACCGGCGGTGCTGAGTTCCTGTCGGGTACGACCGTGAAGGACATGGTCACCGGCTCGGTGGCGTTCGCGGAGTACGCGCGCGTCGTGGCCGACAAGTACCCGGTCAACATCGCGCTGCACACCGACCACTGCCCCAAGAACAAGCTCGACGGCTTCGTCCGCCCGCTGCTGGAGATCTCCAAGGAGCGCGTGGCCAACGGGCAGCAGCCGCTGTTCCAGTCGCACATGTGGGACGGTTCGGCCGTCGAGCTGACCGAGAACCTCGAAATCGCCGAGGAGCTGCTGGCCGCGGCCAAGGCCGCCAACATCATCCTCGAGATCGAGGTCGGCGTCGTCGGCGGCGAGGAGGACGGCATCGTCGGCGAGATGAACGAGAAGCTCTACACCACGCCGGGCGACGGCCTGCGCACCGCCGAGGCCCTCGGCCTCGGTGAGAAGGGCTACTACATGGCCGCGCTGACCTTCGGCAACGTGCACGGCGTCTACAAGCCGGGCCACGTCAGGCTGCGCCCGGAGGTCCTCAAGGAGATCCAGGACGCCGTCGGCGCCAAGTACGGCAAGGACAAGCCGTTCGACCTGGTCTTCCACGGCGGCTCGGGCTCCTCGCTGGAGGAGATCCACGCGGCGATCGAGTACGGCGTCGTGAAGATGAACATCGACACCGACACCCAGTACGCGTTCACCCGCCCGATCGTCGACCACGTCATGAAGAACTACGACGGCGTGCTCAAGATCGACAACGAGGTCGGCAACAAGAAGGCCTACGACCCGCGCGCCTACGGCAAGGCCGCCGAGGCCGGCATGGCCGCCCGCGTGGTCGAGGCCTGCCAGAGCCTCAAGGCCGCGGGCACCAGGATGAAGTAG
- a CDS encoding RodZ domain-containing protein produces the protein MLLVTLVVLGGYFFYRSLPGNGDVVVPNESGALATPNAETADMGVLYIRVIGESSDVLVRIPGEDVLTDTTMQQGQFVTYDQPVLDVTIGAPDAVEVFVNGERKDVSEEQPGYSFTAQAE, from the coding sequence GTGCTGTTGGTCACCCTGGTCGTCTTGGGCGGGTACTTCTTCTACCGCTCCCTCCCGGGAAACGGCGACGTCGTGGTGCCCAACGAGTCCGGCGCGCTGGCCACCCCCAACGCCGAAACCGCCGACATGGGCGTGCTCTACATCAGGGTCATCGGTGAATCCAGTGACGTGCTCGTGCGGATCCCCGGCGAGGACGTGCTCACCGACACGACCATGCAGCAAGGGCAGTTCGTCACCTACGACCAGCCGGTCCTGGACGTCACCATCGGCGCCCCCGACGCGGTCGAGGTCTTCGTCAACGGCGAGCGCAAGGACGTCAGCGAGGAGCAGCCCGGCTACAGCTTCACCGCCCAGGCCGAGTAG
- the pyrE gene encoding orotate phosphoribosyltransferase: protein MSDRDDLLRHINDKAVVRGKVTLSSGIEADYYVDLRRITLNGESAPLVGRVMLDATADLDYDAVGGLTLGADPVAAAMLHAAGARGRRLDAFVVRKAGKAHGLQRRIEGPDVEGRRVLAVEDTSTTGGSVLTAVEALREAGAEVVGVAVIVDRGAHEKVTGESLAYRAAYELSDLDV, encoded by the coding sequence ATGAGCGATCGCGACGATCTCCTTCGACACATCAACGATAAGGCCGTGGTCCGCGGCAAGGTCACGCTGTCGTCCGGCATCGAGGCCGACTACTACGTCGACCTGCGCCGGATCACGCTGAACGGCGAGAGCGCCCCGCTGGTCGGCAGGGTCATGCTGGACGCCACCGCCGACCTCGACTACGACGCCGTCGGCGGGCTGACCCTGGGCGCCGACCCGGTGGCCGCCGCCATGCTGCACGCCGCCGGGGCGCGCGGGCGCCGCCTGGACGCCTTCGTGGTGCGCAAGGCGGGCAAGGCGCACGGCCTGCAGCGCCGCATCGAGGGCCCCGATGTCGAGGGCCGCCGCGTGCTCGCCGTCGAGGACACCTCCACCACGGGCGGTTCGGTGCTGACGGCGGTCGAGGCGCTGCGCGAGGCCGGTGCCGAGGTCGTGGGCGTCGCGGTGATCGTCGACCGGGGCGCGCACGAGAAGGTCACCGGGGAGAGCCTGGCCTACCGGGCCGCCTACGAACTCTCCGACCTCGACGTCTGA
- the cutA gene encoding divalent-cation tolerance protein CutA: MADPGDVAEQVRVETTTDGRADAERLARSVTEARLVACAQVSGPITSFYRWEDEVRADEEWLVVMKTAGDRLGALTAHLVEEHSYDVPEIIAVPIEGGSPEYLDWLVGETRPSA, encoded by the coding sequence ATGGCCGACCCCGGCGACGTCGCGGAGCAGGTGCGGGTCGAGACGACCACCGACGGCAGGGCCGACGCCGAGCGCCTCGCGCGTTCCGTGACCGAGGCCCGACTCGTCGCGTGCGCCCAGGTCAGCGGCCCCATCACCAGTTTCTACCGGTGGGAGGACGAGGTTCGGGCCGACGAGGAGTGGCTGGTGGTCATGAAGACCGCCGGCGACCGGCTCGGCGCGCTCACCGCCCACCTCGTCGAGGAGCACTCCTACGACGTGCCCGAGATCATCGCCGTGCCCATCGAGGGCGGCAGCCCCGAGTACCTGGACTGGCTGGTCGGCGAGACCCGGCCGTCGGCGTGA
- a CDS encoding NYN domain-containing protein, which translates to MDRCALFVDAGYLLADGAMAVHGTRNRDSVSWDYAGLVQLLNEVARDRTGLPLLRCYWYEATADGRRAQEQDGIADIPGIKFRAARIRPGRREGVESYVQRDLTTLARTGVLCEAVLVSGDEDMAQVVADVQDLGVRVTVVHISVEGNWTISRALRRECDDLIEIGAGHLRPHVNLLAGAPDPAEDTVPAAHGPLGNGRSRANTGAVTRQPVTAHAGSTRVEPVPSSSGMDTVFAGTGAQPAMTGSAMDQLRAMQQSIAQQRGGDHLAPQGSAGMEPRGNSSGPIDTGGFPRGNPAPPQSPPTGAHPSMAPNPPTGPNQVPSGPQTGAHPGMHDARQQGGYGNTGPGQGGVPPQHPAQQHQTGAHRNPMMGGSPYDREAPPPSRGAPPGPDPRYGPNTGENPGFGGNSGPNPTFGASTEADSGFRSAQRAQQGSEPATGPRPDHRVQHGPYTNPTPRLGYVQPGPSSMRTAEDAVGVAGKEGSDFAESIARDAPVLWLEAVLARRPRMPSDLEARLLQGSALPVDFLLRDEVRHALREGFWNALERARA; encoded by the coding sequence GTGGATCGCTGCGCGCTGTTCGTAGACGCCGGTTACCTCCTGGCCGACGGTGCGATGGCTGTGCACGGAACTCGCAATCGCGACTCCGTGTCTTGGGATTACGCGGGACTCGTTCAGCTGCTCAACGAGGTGGCGCGTGACCGCACGGGGCTTCCGCTGCTGCGCTGCTACTGGTACGAGGCGACCGCCGACGGTCGCCGCGCCCAGGAGCAGGACGGCATCGCGGACATTCCCGGCATCAAGTTCCGAGCCGCGCGTATCCGTCCGGGCAGACGGGAGGGCGTCGAGAGCTATGTCCAACGGGACCTGACCACACTCGCCAGGACCGGTGTGCTGTGCGAAGCCGTGCTGGTCAGCGGCGACGAGGACATGGCGCAGGTGGTGGCCGACGTCCAGGACCTGGGCGTGCGGGTCACCGTCGTGCACATCTCGGTCGAGGGCAACTGGACCATCTCGCGCGCGCTGCGCCGCGAGTGCGACGACCTGATCGAGATCGGTGCCGGGCACCTGCGTCCCCACGTCAACCTGCTCGCCGGCGCCCCCGACCCCGCCGAGGACACCGTGCCGGCCGCGCACGGCCCGCTCGGCAACGGGCGCTCCCGCGCCAACACCGGAGCCGTCACCCGCCAGCCCGTGACGGCGCACGCGGGCTCCACCCGGGTCGAGCCCGTGCCGTCCTCCTCCGGTATGGACACCGTGTTCGCCGGCACCGGCGCCCAGCCGGCCATGACCGGCAGCGCCATGGACCAGCTGCGCGCGATGCAGCAGAGCATCGCCCAGCAGCGCGGCGGCGACCACCTCGCGCCGCAGGGGTCGGCCGGGATGGAGCCGCGCGGCAACAGCTCCGGGCCGATCGACACCGGCGGGTTCCCCCGGGGCAACCCCGCTCCGCCGCAGTCGCCGCCCACGGGCGCGCACCCGAGCATGGCGCCGAACCCGCCCACCGGCCCCAACCAGGTCCCCTCGGGTCCGCAGACGGGAGCGCACCCCGGCATGCACGACGCCCGGCAGCAGGGCGGCTACGGCAACACCGGGCCGGGCCAGGGCGGCGTTCCGCCGCAGCACCCCGCGCAGCAGCACCAGACGGGGGCGCACCGCAATCCGATGATGGGCGGCTCGCCCTACGACCGGGAGGCGCCACCACCATCCCGGGGCGCGCCTCCAGGGCCGGACCCCCGGTACGGGCCGAACACGGGCGAGAATCCCGGGTTTGGGGGTAACAGCGGCCCAAACCCTACTTTTGGGGCCAGTACGGAAGCTGATTCCGGCTTCAGGAGCGCTCAGCGAGCCCAGCAGGGCTCCGAGCCCGCTACTGGCCCCCGCCCCGACCACCGGGTCCAGCACGGGCCCTACACCAACCCGACGCCCCGCCTGGGCTACGTCCAGCCGGGCCCCTCATCGATGCGGACGGCCGAGGACGCCGTCGGCGTCGCAGGCAAGGAGGGCAGTGACTTCGCGGAGTCGATAGCGCGCGACGCCCCCGTGCTGTGGCTGGAGGCCGTCCTGGCCCGCAGGCCGCGCATGCCCTCCGACCTGGAGGCACGGCTGCTGCAGGGATCGGCGCTGCCGGTCGACTTCCTGCTGCGCGACGAGGTCCGCCACGCGCTGCGGGAAGGTTTCTGGAACGCCTTGGAGCGTGCTCGCGCCTGA
- a CDS encoding VOC family protein, whose amino-acid sequence MPHLGLVTLVVRDYDEAVAFYVNAVGFELIEDTRISDEKRWVVVGPPGARETAVLLARAATPEQAARIGDQTGGRVGWFLNTEDFDRDHERMRAAGVVFEEPPRHEPYGTVAVFRDPYGNRWDLIGPRRDRGADGTGSGAPGRGEPPDPARWPTSEPGGTPVRERTSRVRWAWSA is encoded by the coding sequence ATGCCGCACCTGGGACTGGTGACCCTCGTCGTGCGCGACTACGACGAGGCCGTCGCCTTCTACGTGAACGCCGTCGGCTTCGAGCTCATCGAGGACACCCGCATCAGCGACGAGAAGCGCTGGGTCGTGGTCGGCCCGCCGGGGGCGCGGGAGACGGCCGTGCTCCTCGCGCGGGCCGCGACCCCCGAGCAGGCGGCGCGCATCGGCGACCAGACCGGCGGGCGCGTCGGCTGGTTCCTCAACACCGAGGATTTCGACCGGGACCACGAGCGGATGCGGGCGGCCGGGGTCGTGTTCGAAGAGCCGCCCCGGCACGAGCCCTACGGAACGGTGGCCGTCTTCCGGGACCCCTACGGCAACCGCTGGGACCTGATCGGGCCGCGCCGCGACCGCGGCGCCGACGGCACCGGTTCCGGTGCCCCAGGGCGGGGCGAACCGCCGGACCCGGCGCGCTGGCCCACCAGCGAGCCCGGGGGGACGCCGGTCAGGGAGCGCACCTCGCGGGTGAGGTGGGCCTGGTCGGCGTAG
- a CDS encoding VOC family protein yields the protein MAIRFNLIGIAVADMGRSLAFYRRLGVDVPAEADSEPHVEAELGGGLRMAWDTDETIRSFDPDWKPAPGGGRLGLAFACDDPAEVDAVYAELTAAGYEGHMAPWDAFWGQRYAVVNDPDGNGVDLYAPLSGQPVGPGRGR from the coding sequence ATGGCAATCAGGTTCAATCTCATCGGTATCGCGGTCGCCGACATGGGGCGGTCGCTGGCGTTCTACCGCCGCCTCGGGGTCGACGTCCCCGCTGAGGCCGACTCCGAGCCGCACGTCGAGGCGGAGCTGGGCGGCGGGCTGCGGATGGCCTGGGACACCGACGAAACGATCCGCTCCTTCGACCCCGACTGGAAGCCGGCCCCCGGCGGCGGACGCCTCGGCCTGGCCTTCGCCTGCGACGACCCCGCCGAGGTGGACGCCGTCTACGCCGAGCTGACGGCGGCCGGCTACGAGGGGCACATGGCGCCCTGGGACGCGTTCTGGGGCCAGCGCTACGCCGTGGTGAACGATCCGGACGGCAACGGCGTCGACCTCTACGCCCCGCTGTCCGGTCAGCCCGTCGGACCGGGCAGGGGCCGGTAA
- a CDS encoding HAD family hydrolase, which translates to MTFLHVFDMDGTLLNGSTASLEVAGVRGTVAELTELEQRFAGGVIDTRGFAREIHSLWRELTAAQVEEAFRASPFLTGVADVCADIRRRGERSLVITMSPDFYARHLLEFGFDEIVASRFPPPPFAEPVVPENILTPADKVRIVDEVRGREGIGPERCVAYGDSMSDAPLFRHLERTVAVNADHHLAGIARAEYRGPDLPGAYALGRELLRSP; encoded by the coding sequence ATGACGTTTCTGCATGTGTTCGACATGGACGGCACGCTGCTCAACGGGTCGACGGCGAGTCTTGAGGTGGCCGGGGTCCGCGGCACCGTCGCCGAGCTCACCGAGTTGGAGCAGCGGTTCGCCGGCGGGGTGATCGACACGCGGGGGTTCGCCCGCGAGATCCACAGCCTGTGGAGGGAGCTCACCGCGGCGCAGGTCGAGGAGGCGTTCCGGGCGAGCCCGTTCCTCACCGGCGTCGCCGATGTCTGCGCCGACATCCGCCGCCGCGGCGAGCGGTCCCTGGTGATCACGATGTCGCCGGACTTCTACGCCCGGCACCTGCTGGAGTTCGGCTTCGACGAGATCGTCGCGTCGCGCTTCCCGCCCCCTCCGTTCGCCGAACCGGTCGTGCCCGAGAACATCCTCACCCCCGCCGACAAAGTGCGGATCGTCGACGAGGTCCGCGGGCGCGAGGGCATCGGGCCGGAGCGGTGCGTCGCCTACGGGGACTCCATGAGTGACGCCCCGCTGTTCCGGCACCTGGAGCGCACCGTCGCGGTCAACGCCGACCACCACCTCGCCGGGATCGCCCGCGCCGAGTACCGGGGGCCGGACCTGCCTGGCGCCTACGCCCTCGGCAGGGAACTCCTCCGGTCCCCCTGA